In the genome of Nocardia sp. NBC_00416, one region contains:
- a CDS encoding ATP-dependent 6-phosphofructokinase: MRIGILTGGGDCPGLNAVIRAVVRTANGRYGDAIVGFEDGWRGLLEDRKVRIQNDDRTDRLLAKGGTMLGTARTNPDVLRAGLGRIRQTLDDNGIEALIPIGGEGTLTAASWLSEEGVPVVGVPKTIDNDIDCTDVTFGHDTALSIATEAIDRLHTTAESHQRVMLIEVMGRHAGWIAVHAGMAAGAHLTLVPEQPFDVTEVCALIKSRFQRGDKHFICVVAEGSHPAPESGFTLREGGVDEFGHERFTGVAQQLGMEIERRIGKEVRTTVLGHVQRGGSPSPYDRVLATRFGLHAAEAVHAGHFGQMVALRGTEIGLVPLHEATKQLKRVPADRYDEARAFFG, encoded by the coding sequence ATGCGCATCGGAATCCTGACCGGAGGTGGGGACTGCCCGGGACTGAACGCGGTGATCCGTGCCGTCGTTCGCACTGCGAACGGCCGCTACGGTGACGCGATCGTCGGCTTCGAAGACGGTTGGCGCGGATTACTCGAAGACCGCAAGGTCCGGATCCAGAACGACGACCGCACCGATCGCCTGCTGGCCAAGGGCGGCACAATGCTCGGCACGGCGCGCACCAACCCGGATGTATTGCGCGCGGGACTCGGGCGCATCCGGCAGACCCTGGACGACAACGGCATCGAGGCGCTCATCCCGATCGGCGGCGAGGGCACGCTGACGGCCGCCAGCTGGCTGTCCGAGGAAGGCGTTCCGGTCGTCGGCGTCCCGAAGACGATCGACAACGATATCGATTGCACCGATGTCACCTTCGGACACGACACCGCGCTGTCCATCGCCACCGAGGCCATCGACCGGCTGCACACCACCGCGGAATCCCACCAGCGAGTGATGCTCATCGAAGTCATGGGCCGGCACGCCGGGTGGATCGCCGTCCACGCCGGGATGGCGGCGGGCGCGCATCTGACCCTGGTACCGGAACAGCCCTTCGACGTCACAGAGGTCTGCGCGCTGATCAAGAGCCGCTTCCAACGCGGCGACAAACATTTCATCTGCGTAGTCGCCGAAGGGTCGCATCCCGCCCCTGAATCCGGGTTCACCCTGCGTGAAGGCGGGGTCGACGAATTCGGGCACGAACGGTTCACCGGTGTCGCGCAGCAGCTCGGCATGGAGATCGAGCGCCGGATCGGCAAAGAGGTCCGCACCACCGTGCTCGGACACGTCCAGCGCGGCGGCAGCCCCTCCCCGTACGACCGGGTCCTGGCGACACGATTCGGCCTGCACGCCGCCGAAGCGGTGCACGCCGGGCACTTCGGCCAGATGGTGGCGTTACGCGGCACCGAGATCGGACTGGTACCCCTACACGAGGCGACCAAACAGCTCAAACGGGTCCCGGCCGATCGCTACGACGAAGCCCGCGCCTTCTTCGGCTGA
- a CDS encoding protein kinase domain-containing protein: protein MQAPGSGVGRWFGPYELLSLLGQGGMGEVYEAYDTVKERMVALKLLSDALADDPEYQIRFRRESQVAARLAEPHIIPIHDWGVIDGRLFIDMRLVQGRDLRAILQAEGALGPQRAVEVIEQIAAALDAAHDGGLVHRDVKPANILVTSADFAYLADFGIARHESDTEMTQAGVAIGSYTYMAPERFDSGPVTPRADIYSLACVLHECLTGATPFPASSMGVLIRSHLAEPPPRASVQRTGLPAALDDVIACGMAKDPHDRFATAGDLAVAARAALNSPARPPHPGSAPGEPAATSGVPSPSAPPTGGIPTLVVRLPRDEDAADPTTMLPAIIPGDPTSVRAHEFEFTPFTPDEPEAPEVPSSGIRPFPDAHLYQNQQLHPDADPAQLPDSGPATGGMPVADFYPHDQATRIYGEAGYPLPGDDETTRVFQPVDETPPAAAYSAEEPTRAYRPAEQYPPNPEDHAEPAGRYHDPSPTPPGVGGRYEYGYHPEDPAPAAAPPPPEDPYAAAYEAGYRDSYAANRRERDNTPRGERSRVVPILTGVGVFAVVVIAAVLGIGFLGSGDPAPSSAAGTTRPAAAQAATQTGSPTATSSRSATSTTSTTTTSATTTAGRPDLPADAQPCSASTQGAAQYGSAATGTGVTSCEFAEAVRQAYLDPAAGSADGEPVSVEAVSPVTGQAYTLECVAAGEVVTCRGGNNAVVYIY, encoded by the coding sequence GTGCAGGCGCCTGGCTCCGGAGTCGGTAGATGGTTCGGTCCCTATGAGCTGCTTTCGCTGCTGGGTCAAGGCGGAATGGGGGAGGTCTACGAGGCCTACGACACGGTCAAGGAGCGGATGGTCGCGCTCAAACTGTTGTCCGACGCGCTCGCCGACGACCCCGAGTACCAGATCCGGTTCCGCCGGGAATCGCAGGTCGCGGCCCGGCTGGCCGAACCCCATATCATCCCCATCCACGACTGGGGTGTCATCGATGGTCGGCTGTTCATCGATATGCGCCTGGTGCAGGGCCGCGATCTGCGAGCGATTCTGCAGGCCGAGGGTGCGCTGGGCCCGCAGCGCGCGGTCGAGGTGATCGAGCAGATCGCCGCCGCGCTGGACGCCGCGCACGACGGCGGTCTCGTGCACCGCGATGTGAAACCGGCGAACATCCTCGTCACCTCCGCTGATTTCGCCTATCTCGCCGATTTCGGCATCGCCCGGCACGAGAGCGATACCGAGATGACCCAGGCCGGTGTGGCGATCGGTTCGTACACGTACATGGCGCCGGAGCGCTTCGACAGCGGCCCGGTCACCCCGCGCGCCGATATCTACTCGCTCGCCTGTGTGCTGCACGAATGCCTCACCGGCGCGACGCCGTTCCCGGCGAGCAGCATGGGTGTGCTGATCCGGTCCCATCTGGCCGAGCCGCCACCGCGAGCAAGCGTGCAGCGAACCGGATTACCGGCCGCCCTCGACGATGTGATCGCATGTGGCATGGCCAAGGATCCGCATGATCGTTTCGCTACCGCGGGCGACCTAGCTGTCGCCGCCCGCGCCGCGCTGAACTCCCCGGCGCGTCCACCACACCCCGGCAGCGCACCTGGCGAACCTGCCGCTACCTCCGGGGTGCCGAGTCCTTCCGCGCCCCCGACCGGCGGTATACCCACGCTGGTCGTCCGGCTGCCGCGCGACGAGGACGCAGCGGACCCCACCACCATGCTGCCCGCGATCATCCCCGGCGACCCCACCTCGGTCCGCGCCCACGAGTTCGAGTTCACGCCGTTCACGCCGGACGAACCGGAGGCGCCCGAGGTTCCCTCCTCCGGTATCCGGCCGTTCCCGGACGCGCATCTCTACCAGAACCAGCAGTTGCACCCGGACGCCGATCCGGCGCAACTGCCCGACTCGGGGCCGGCGACCGGCGGAATGCCCGTCGCGGATTTCTACCCGCACGACCAGGCAACCCGGATCTACGGTGAGGCCGGGTACCCGCTACCGGGGGACGACGAGACCACCCGGGTCTTCCAGCCGGTGGACGAGACGCCCCCGGCGGCCGCCTACTCCGCGGAGGAGCCGACCCGCGCCTATCGGCCGGCCGAGCAATATCCGCCGAATCCCGAGGACCACGCCGAGCCCGCCGGGCGCTACCACGACCCGAGCCCGACCCCACCCGGCGTCGGCGGCCGCTACGAATACGGTTACCACCCCGAAGACCCGGCCCCCGCCGCGGCGCCACCCCCGCCGGAAGACCCGTATGCCGCCGCCTACGAGGCCGGATACCGCGACAGTTACGCCGCGAACAGGCGCGAGCGCGACAACACACCCCGAGGCGAACGCTCCAGGGTCGTGCCGATTCTGACCGGCGTCGGGGTCTTCGCCGTGGTCGTGATCGCCGCCGTACTCGGTATCGGGTTCCTCGGTTCCGGCGATCCGGCGCCCAGCAGCGCCGCCGGCACCACTCGCCCGGCCGCCGCTCAGGCCGCCACACAGACCGGATCGCCGACGGCCACGTCCTCCCGGTCCGCGACCTCCACGACGTCCACCACCACCACCTCCGCCACGACCACCGCCGGCCGCCCCGACCTGCCCGCCGACGCGCAACCCTGCTCCGCGTCCACCCAGGGCGCCGCCCAATACGGTTCGGCGGCAACCGGTACCGGGGTGACGAGTTGCGAATTCGCCGAAGCCGTCCGGCAGGCCTACCTCGACCCCGCGGCCGGATCAGCGGACGGAGAGCCGGTCTCCGTCGAGGCCGTCAGCCCCGTCACCGGGCAGGCCTACACCCTCGAATGCGTCGCCGCCGGCGAGGTGGTCACCTGCCGGGGCGGCAACAATGCTGTCGTCTATATCTACTGA
- a CDS encoding response regulator transcription factor → MTRATETDPDALEVLIVDDQELVRGGLRRILRRRDGFRISECADGDEVLAAVAAQAPDIVLMDLRMKRVGGIEATRLLRARAPEPPVLVLTTFDDDQLLSGALRAGAAGFLLKDSPAEDLIRAVRTVAAGGAWLDPSVTGRVLSTYRSTAAAPAAPAVVLDLTSREHEVLALIGRGSANSEIAHALGISEVTVKSHVGHIFTKLGVRDRAAAIVYAFDHGVVSPGQSKV, encoded by the coding sequence ATGACCAGGGCCACCGAAACCGACCCCGACGCGCTGGAGGTGCTGATCGTCGACGATCAGGAACTCGTCCGCGGCGGGCTGCGGCGCATCCTGCGCCGCCGGGACGGTTTCCGGATCAGCGAATGCGCCGACGGCGACGAAGTGCTCGCCGCGGTCGCCGCGCAGGCCCCCGATATCGTCCTGATGGATCTGCGGATGAAACGGGTCGGCGGAATCGAGGCCACCCGACTGCTGCGGGCCCGCGCGCCGGAGCCGCCCGTCCTCGTCCTCACCACCTTCGACGACGACCAACTGCTGTCCGGTGCGCTGCGCGCCGGGGCGGCCGGATTCCTGCTCAAGGATTCCCCGGCCGAGGATCTGATCCGCGCCGTTCGCACCGTCGCCGCCGGCGGCGCATGGCTCGATCCCTCCGTGACCGGCCGGGTGCTGTCCACCTATCGCAGTACGGCGGCCGCCCCCGCCGCACCGGCGGTGGTCCTCGATCTGACCTCCCGGGAACACGAGGTCCTGGCGCTCATCGGCCGCGGTTCGGCCAACAGTGAGATAGCCCACGCCCTCGGAATCTCCGAGGTGACGGTGAAATCCCATGTGGGTCATATCTTCACCAAGCTGGGCGTGCGCGACCGCGCCGCGGCCATCGTCTACGCGTTTGACCACGGTGTGGTCTCCCCTGGACAATCCAAGGTTTGA
- a CDS encoding sensor histidine kinase, with protein sequence MTERHLTLGGAAEDRTRRVESGAWSDSRVAPPGARAPEKTPRSGPGRASHGDGSVPGWWARTRRRTRDWSARKLPGAPHPLRELPFDYPPKVVVFTDLAFLVIGVVACLQRHEYFPTALPLIALVLLFVSVPTYVLFGIVPRPLPLFAATMVAAALFFVQPVDSDFAPFALMVVIAEIAAIAPKRVSIPLALLAVTQLLVFAFLGQSLWGDHSLRTGVPMYALGILLGWLVGVMLQYQRLFLYQERENQNARAAQAAAAERNRIAREVHDVIAHSLTVTLLHVTAARHALTSDRDVDEAADALVDAERLGRQAMADIRRTVGLLDSAPAAAGVEPGAGDIPALVDDFVNAGLLVTRRFTGDLSIVSAAVGLALYRIGQESLANIAKHAPGADVELSVDVAAGAAVVRVRNSIPRGLPPQLGPGTGVAGMRQRADGLGGRIRIGPDADGWIVRAEFPLHDRPAGVDSDAAAAGFHCPLSDLMGMHDARSGRGDEPRPAT encoded by the coding sequence GTGACTGAGCGCCACCTCACACTCGGCGGCGCCGCGGAGGACCGTACGCGGCGGGTGGAAAGTGGCGCGTGGTCCGATTCGCGGGTAGCACCGCCCGGGGCCCGGGCCCCGGAGAAAACGCCCCGGTCCGGGCCGGGCCGGGCGTCGCACGGGGACGGGTCGGTGCCGGGATGGTGGGCGCGCACCCGGCGACGGACGCGGGACTGGTCCGCGCGCAAGCTGCCCGGGGCTCCGCATCCACTGCGTGAACTGCCGTTCGACTACCCGCCGAAGGTGGTGGTGTTCACCGACCTGGCCTTCCTGGTCATCGGCGTGGTCGCCTGCCTGCAGCGACACGAGTACTTCCCCACCGCGCTACCGCTGATCGCGCTGGTGCTGCTGTTCGTCTCCGTGCCGACCTACGTGCTGTTCGGAATCGTGCCCCGACCGCTGCCGCTGTTCGCCGCCACGATGGTCGCCGCGGCCCTGTTCTTCGTGCAGCCGGTGGACTCCGATTTCGCCCCCTTCGCGCTGATGGTGGTGATCGCCGAGATCGCGGCGATCGCACCCAAACGGGTGAGCATCCCGCTGGCCCTGCTGGCCGTGACCCAGCTGCTGGTTTTCGCGTTCCTCGGGCAGAGCCTGTGGGGCGACCACTCCCTGCGCACCGGTGTCCCGATGTACGCGCTGGGAATCCTGCTCGGCTGGCTGGTGGGGGTGATGCTGCAGTATCAGCGGCTGTTCCTCTACCAGGAGCGCGAGAATCAGAACGCCCGGGCCGCGCAGGCCGCGGCCGCGGAACGGAACCGGATCGCCCGCGAAGTCCACGATGTCATCGCGCATTCGCTCACCGTGACGCTGCTGCACGTGACGGCCGCCCGGCACGCTCTCACCAGCGACCGGGACGTGGACGAGGCGGCGGACGCGCTGGTCGACGCCGAACGGCTGGGCCGCCAGGCCATGGCCGATATCCGGCGGACGGTCGGACTGCTGGATTCGGCGCCTGCCGCGGCCGGGGTGGAACCGGGCGCCGGTGATATCCCCGCGCTGGTCGACGACTTCGTCAACGCCGGCCTCCTGGTGACCCGGCGTTTCACCGGCGACCTGAGTATCGTCTCGGCGGCGGTCGGGCTCGCGCTCTATCGCATCGGCCAGGAATCCCTGGCCAATATCGCCAAACACGCCCCGGGCGCGGATGTCGAACTGAGTGTGGACGTGGCCGCCGGCGCCGCGGTCGTACGGGTGCGCAATTCGATTCCCCGCGGCCTGCCCCCGCAGCTCGGGCCGGGGACCGGGGTCGCGGGTATGCGGCAGCGCGCCGACGGCCTCGGCGGCCGTATCCGGATCGGGCCGGACGCGGACGGCTGGATCGTGCGGGCCGAGTTCCCGCTGCACGACCGTCCGGCCGGCGTCGACTCCGACGCCGCGGCGGCCGGTTTCCACTGTCCGCTGTCGGACCTGATGGGCATGCACGACGCCCGGTCCGGGCGCGGGGACGAACCGCGGCCGGCCACATGA
- a CDS encoding ABC transporter ATP-binding protein, with protein sequence MTQPAMLELTDVVKEYRVGDQPVRALDGIDLRLGTGEFTSVIGPSGSGKSTLLHMLGALDRPDSGSIRFQGAEIGDLDEERQSEFRRHRVGFVFQFFNLLPTLSAWENVAVPKLLDGTGLRKAKPRALELLERVGLAARADHRPAELSGGQMQRVAVARSLIMNPPLILADEPTGNLDSKTGSSILELLAEVAESGNSVVMVTHDRGAVDYCDRVVTLGDGRIGSDERTAAGRTVDA encoded by the coding sequence ATGACGCAGCCGGCCATGCTGGAACTCACCGACGTAGTGAAGGAATACCGAGTCGGCGACCAACCGGTGCGCGCACTCGACGGCATCGATCTGCGGCTGGGTACCGGGGAGTTCACCTCGGTGATCGGCCCGTCCGGGTCCGGCAAGAGCACCCTGCTGCACATGCTGGGCGCCCTGGACCGCCCCGATTCCGGCTCGATCCGTTTCCAGGGCGCCGAGATCGGCGATCTGGACGAGGAACGCCAGTCGGAGTTCCGGCGCCACCGGGTCGGATTCGTCTTCCAGTTCTTCAACCTGCTGCCCACGCTATCGGCCTGGGAGAACGTGGCGGTGCCGAAACTGCTGGACGGCACCGGGTTACGGAAGGCCAAGCCGCGGGCGCTGGAGCTGCTCGAACGGGTCGGCCTGGCGGCACGCGCCGACCACCGCCCGGCCGAACTGTCCGGCGGCCAGATGCAGCGGGTCGCGGTGGCCCGCTCGTTGATCATGAACCCGCCGCTCATCCTGGCCGACGAGCCGACCGGCAATCTGGATTCGAAAACCGGGTCCTCGATCCTCGAACTCCTCGCCGAAGTGGCGGAATCCGGGAACTCGGTGGTGATGGTGACCCATGATCGGGGCGCGGTGGACTACTGCGATCGAGTGGTCACACTCGGCGACGGACGCATCGGGTCCGACGAACGCACCGCGGCCGGGCGAACCGTCGACGCGTGA
- a CDS encoding serine/threonine-protein kinase, with product MLNNGDVFAGFTIERLLGEGGMGAVYLARHPRLGKQTALKLLKPELFADAAIRTRFEREADLAAALDHPGIVTVYDRGAEGDHLWMCMQYIDGADAGTVNALALPPEKAVQIIDGVADALDYAHGMGVLHRDVKPSNILLARANPGQGERVFLTDFGLARLRAETVRLTQTGMFTATLAFASPEQMTGGDMDGRSDQYSLACALYWLLTGMAPFDSPNPADIIHGNLQLAPPPLAVKRPGLPPGLDPVLAKAMAKHPGHRYRTCLEFAAAAAQALTAPPPNYPATESSGPGSAYPGAAAGYPAAPAGSGAPQGAGAGTAPLFPDSGYSGSVAPHAGSATPPGSPAPGVAMDKTGSSSVAPVGAEGRPGEVEHTGARRAVVHAPPAAVGRPGVEQTGGSGVAPGVEHTGGLPVQAAPQQEADRGAAVRGGYGPPPGGFAGPGYHGYHPESGAPVRRRSRAPLIAVAILVPLIVLAVILAGVLVILGTDGSASDNAPAAPGTSTLERTSTGTTDPGESGPDRSPSGEPGDRTRRLFPTLLPQGSELDGFGYQDAMCSLYEAGDQIPVLDVVPVFDDMLEARPWESIWDCRQRPLDTTRLDYTIITYPDAQDAREVFESLPPHDSVAGAKSGEPYTAHFWEEPGDRGRSTANMVVSFGSGVDSPRSNSLLFVRHWGAAPRGDIQQWWSSAPL from the coding sequence TTGCTCAACAACGGTGACGTGTTCGCCGGGTTCACCATCGAGCGATTGCTCGGCGAAGGTGGAATGGGCGCCGTATATCTGGCCCGCCATCCCCGGCTCGGGAAACAGACAGCATTGAAGCTGCTCAAACCGGAACTCTTCGCCGACGCCGCCATCCGTACCCGGTTCGAACGGGAAGCCGATCTCGCGGCCGCGCTCGATCATCCCGGCATCGTCACGGTGTACGACCGCGGCGCCGAAGGCGATCACCTGTGGATGTGTATGCAGTACATCGACGGTGCCGACGCCGGTACGGTCAACGCGCTCGCGCTGCCGCCGGAAAAGGCGGTGCAGATCATCGACGGTGTCGCCGACGCGCTCGATTACGCGCACGGTATGGGTGTTCTGCACCGTGATGTGAAGCCGTCGAATATTCTGCTCGCCCGCGCTAATCCCGGCCAGGGGGAACGCGTTTTCCTCACCGATTTCGGATTGGCGCGATTACGGGCGGAAACGGTCCGGCTGACCCAGACCGGAATGTTCACCGCGACCCTCGCCTTCGCCTCTCCGGAGCAGATGACCGGCGGCGACATGGACGGGCGTTCGGACCAGTATTCGCTGGCGTGCGCGCTGTACTGGCTGCTCACCGGTATGGCGCCTTTCGATTCGCCGAATCCCGCCGACATCATCCACGGCAACCTGCAACTCGCGCCGCCGCCGCTCGCCGTGAAACGACCCGGCTTGCCGCCGGGGCTGGATCCGGTGCTGGCCAAGGCGATGGCCAAACATCCGGGGCACCGGTACCGCACCTGCCTCGAATTCGCGGCAGCCGCCGCCCAGGCGCTCACCGCGCCGCCGCCGAACTATCCGGCGACCGAGTCGAGCGGCCCGGGTTCGGCGTATCCCGGTGCGGCGGCGGGATATCCGGCGGCGCCTGCCGGTTCCGGCGCGCCGCAGGGTGCGGGAGCGGGGACGGCTCCCTTATTCCCCGACAGCGGATACTCCGGGTCCGTGGCGCCCCACGCCGGGTCGGCGACTCCGCCCGGGAGCCCGGCGCCCGGGGTCGCCATGGACAAGACCGGCAGTTCATCCGTCGCCCCGGTCGGCGCCGAGGGCCGGCCCGGGGAGGTCGAGCACACCGGTGCGCGCCGGGCCGTGGTGCACGCGCCGCCGGCCGCGGTGGGCCGTCCCGGCGTGGAACAGACCGGCGGTTCCGGTGTGGCGCCGGGCGTCGAGCACACCGGAGGTCTGCCCGTTCAGGCCGCACCACAGCAGGAGGCCGACCGCGGTGCCGCGGTCCGGGGCGGTTACGGACCCCCGCCGGGCGGGTTCGCCGGACCCGGTTATCACGGCTACCATCCCGAGTCCGGTGCGCCGGTACGGCGGCGCAGCCGCGCGCCGTTGATCGCCGTGGCGATTCTGGTGCCGTTGATCGTCCTCGCCGTGATCCTGGCGGGTGTGCTCGTGATCTTGGGGACCGACGGGTCCGCGTCCGACAACGCCCCGGCCGCACCCGGGACCTCGACCTTGGAGCGCACCTCGACCGGGACCACCGATCCGGGCGAATCCGGTCCCGACCGGTCGCCCAGCGGTGAACCCGGCGACCGGACCCGGCGGTTGTTCCCCACTCTGCTGCCTCAGGGATCGGAGCTGGACGGGTTCGGATATCAGGACGCGATGTGCAGCCTGTACGAAGCCGGTGATCAGATCCCGGTGCTCGATGTGGTGCCCGTGTTCGACGATATGTTGGAAGCTCGTCCCTGGGAATCGATCTGGGATTGCCGGCAACGGCCGCTGGACACCACCCGGCTCGACTACACGATCATCACCTATCCGGACGCGCAGGACGCCCGCGAGGTGTTCGAGAGTCTGCCGCCGCACGATTCGGTCGCCGGAGCGAAGAGCGGTGAGCCCTATACCGCGCACTTCTGGGAAGAACCCGGAGACCGCGGCCGGTCCACCGCGAACATGGTGGTCAGTTTCGGGTCGGGGGTGGATTCACCGCGCAGCAATTCGCTGTTGTTCGTGCGTCACTGGGGCGCCGCGCCGCGCGGCGATATCCAACAGTGGTGGTCCAGCGCCCCGCTGTGA
- a CDS encoding response regulator transcription factor: MAITVLIADDQAMVRQGFGALLAAQPDISVVGDAPNGKVAVAESARLRPDVVLMDVRMPEMNGLDAARAILAAGFDPPTRVLMLTTFDIDDYVYEALGLGASGFLLKDAPAEELVRAVRVVAAGEALLAPTVTRRLIAEVTMRRAARRTPSPALSSLTPREREILELVARGMSNTEIATALFIAEQTVKTHVSKVFTKLDLRDRAQAVVLAYESGLVTPG, encoded by the coding sequence GTGGCAATAACCGTGTTGATCGCCGACGACCAGGCCATGGTGCGGCAAGGATTCGGGGCATTGCTCGCCGCCCAACCCGATATCAGTGTGGTCGGCGACGCGCCGAACGGGAAAGTGGCGGTCGCCGAATCGGCGCGGTTGCGGCCCGATGTGGTGCTGATGGATGTGCGGATGCCGGAGATGAACGGACTGGACGCGGCCCGCGCGATTCTCGCCGCCGGATTCGACCCCCCGACCCGGGTGCTCATGCTCACCACCTTCGATATCGACGACTACGTGTACGAGGCGCTCGGGCTCGGCGCCAGCGGGTTCCTGCTCAAGGACGCCCCGGCCGAGGAACTGGTGCGCGCGGTGCGGGTGGTCGCCGCGGGGGAGGCGTTGCTCGCCCCGACGGTGACCCGCCGGCTCATCGCGGAAGTGACCATGCGCCGCGCCGCGCGGCGCACCCCTTCACCGGCGCTGTCGTCGCTGACCCCGCGCGAGCGCGAGATACTGGAACTCGTCGCTCGCGGTATGTCGAATACCGAAATCGCGACGGCGTTGTTCATCGCCGAACAGACGGTGAAAACACATGTCTCGAAGGTCTTCACCAAATTGGATCTACGCGATCGCGCGCAGGCCGTGGTGCTGGCCTATGAATCCGGTTTGGTCACCCCCGGCTGA